In the Sus scrofa isolate TJ Tabasco breed Duroc chromosome 6, Sscrofa11.1, whole genome shotgun sequence genome, one interval contains:
- the RGS9BP gene encoding regulator of G-protein signaling 9-binding protein yields the protein MAKEECKALLDALNKATACYHHLVLTIGGSADSQNLREELQKTRRKAQELAVTIRAQLTAPLRDRGLGAEERAEFERLWVAFSGCLDLLEADMRRALALGTEFPLHAPRRPLVRTGMEGGATGVAARALSVRSLRHEAERDFDVEDLHQLEREILQVGEMIQDMEMKVNVPRWTVQARQVAGAELLSSASAGVSSVGGVSVEQRTGPCDLSKALAATIFSAVLLAAVALAVCVAKLS from the coding sequence ATGGCGAAGGAGGAGTGCAAAGCGCTACTGGACGCGCTCAACAAGGCGACCGCATGCTACCACCACCTGGTGCTGACCATTGGCGGCTCAGCGGACTCGCAGAACCTACGAGAGGAGCTGCAGAAGACACGACGGAAGGCGCAGGAGCTGGCGGTGACCATCCGCGCCCAGCTGACTGCCCCGCTGCGCGACCGGGGCCTGGGTGCAGAGGAGCGCGCCGAGTTCGAGCGCCTCTGGGTGGCTTTCTCCGGCTGCCTGGACCTCCTGGAAGCTGACATGCGGCGTGCGCTGGCCCTGGGCACCGAGTTTCCTCTGCACGCGCCGCGGCGGCCGCTCGTGCGCACCGGGATGGAAGGCGGCGCGACGGGCGTAGCGGCGCGCGCCCTGAGCGTCCGCAGCCTGCGGCACGAAGCGGAGCGGGACTTCGACGTGGAAGACCTGCACCAGCTGGAGCGGGAGATCCTTCAGGTGGGCGAAATGATCCAGGACATGGAGATGAAAGTCAACGTGCCCCGCTGGACCGTGCAGGCCCGGCAGGTGGCGGGCGCCGAGCTCCTCTCTAGCGCTAGCGCGGGCGTGTCCTCTGTGGGCGGCGTGTCCGTAGAACAACGCACCGGGCCCTGCGACCTGAGCAAGGCCCTGGCTGCCACCATCTTCAGCGCCGTGCTGCTGGCGGCTGTGGCCTTGGCCGTGTGCGTGGCGAAGCTGAGCTGA